The Streptosporangiales bacterium genome window below encodes:
- a CDS encoding TetR family transcriptional regulator, which yields MATPARTRYTPNSLLRVAVEVFNERGYDGTSMEHLARAAGITKSSIYHHVRGKEELLGLALDRATGALFGVLDEPAATTGPAVDRLRHVLHRAPDVLVAELPYVNLLLRARGNTDTERWALHRRREFDQRIAALVTAAAAEGDLRADIDPHLVTKLLFGMVNSITEWYRADHDTDWSEQLGATVATIAFDGLRRG from the coding sequence ATGGCGACTCCAGCGCGTACCCGCTACACGCCCAACTCGCTGCTGCGGGTCGCCGTCGAGGTGTTCAACGAGCGCGGCTACGACGGCACCAGCATGGAGCACCTCGCGCGCGCCGCCGGCATCACCAAGTCGTCCATCTACCACCACGTACGGGGCAAGGAGGAGCTGCTCGGGCTCGCCCTCGATCGCGCCACCGGTGCCCTGTTCGGGGTGCTGGACGAGCCCGCGGCCACCACCGGGCCGGCCGTCGACCGGCTGCGGCACGTGCTCCACCGGGCCCCCGACGTCCTCGTCGCCGAGCTGCCGTACGTCAACCTGCTGCTGCGCGCCCGCGGCAACACCGACACCGAGCGCTGGGCGCTGCACCGCCGCCGGGAGTTCGACCAGCGCATCGCGGCCCTCGTGACGGCGGCCGCGGCCGAGGGCGACCTGCGCGCGGACATCGACCCGCACCTGGTGACCAAGTTGCTGTTCGGCATGGTGAACTCGATCACCGAGTGGTACCGCGCCGACCACGACACCGACTGGTCCGAGCAGCTGGGCGCCACCGTCGCCACCATCGCGTTCGACGGGCTGCGCCGCGGATGA